A window of the Longimicrobium sp. genome harbors these coding sequences:
- a CDS encoding molybdopterin-dependent oxidoreductase yields the protein MTQLLPLVRDGVVRGACPHDCPDTCAMLVHVKDGRAVRVQGDPEHPVTQGFLCTKVNRYVERTYHADRLTTPLRRVGPKGEGRFEPATWDEALDDIARRLNEIRNGPHGPQAILPYSYAGTMGLVQGGSIDRRFFHRIGASLLDRTICATAGTEAWKVTYG from the coding sequence ATGACGCAGCTTCTTCCGCTCGTCCGCGACGGCGTCGTGCGCGGCGCCTGCCCACACGACTGCCCCGACACCTGCGCCATGCTGGTGCACGTCAAGGATGGCCGCGCCGTGCGCGTGCAGGGCGACCCGGAGCACCCGGTGACGCAGGGCTTCCTCTGTACCAAGGTCAACCGCTACGTCGAGCGCACCTACCACGCGGACCGGCTCACCACGCCGCTGCGCCGCGTGGGTCCCAAGGGCGAGGGGCGCTTCGAGCCGGCCACCTGGGACGAGGCGCTGGACGACATCGCGCGGCGGCTGAACGAGATCCGCAACGGGCCGCACGGTCCGCAGGCGATCCTCCCCTACTCGTACGCGGGGACAATGGGGCTGGTGCAGGGCGGCTCCATCGACCGACGCTTCTTCCACCGCATCGGCGCGTCGCTGCTGGACCGCACCATCTGCGCGACGGCGGGGACGGAGGCGTGGAAGGTGACGTACGGCGA
- a CDS encoding sigma-70 family RNA polymerase sigma factor has product MTLKPRPEEGPAADPETDRLLVGRVVRGDESALAALYDRWVDRVYSIAAHLTGASDGADDVVEKVFSQIWKDAARYDAERGSVAAWIVTITRSHALTARRAEGRRLRHNEMRSQFLRDEGTITAASPLQELEAGENREAVHEAVRSLPDEQARVVRMTFFEGLSQAEIAERLEIPLGTVKTRVRLAFVKLRRTLDGLRGRAQ; this is encoded by the coding sequence ATGACCCTGAAGCCCCGTCCCGAAGAGGGCCCCGCGGCTGACCCGGAGACGGACCGTCTCCTGGTCGGCCGCGTCGTGCGCGGGGACGAGAGCGCGCTGGCAGCCCTTTATGACCGGTGGGTCGATCGCGTATATTCGATCGCGGCCCACCTGACGGGTGCCAGCGACGGTGCGGACGACGTGGTGGAGAAGGTGTTCTCGCAGATCTGGAAGGATGCGGCTCGATACGACGCGGAGCGGGGAAGCGTGGCGGCGTGGATCGTGACGATCACCCGCAGCCACGCCCTCACCGCCCGCCGCGCGGAGGGGAGGCGCCTGCGCCACAACGAGATGCGCAGCCAGTTCCTGCGCGACGAGGGGACGATCACGGCCGCCTCGCCGCTCCAGGAGCTGGAGGCGGGGGAGAACCGGGAGGCGGTGCACGAGGCGGTGCGCAGCCTTCCCGACGAGCAGGCGCGCGTGGTGCGGATGACCTTCTTCGAAGGGCTGAGCCAGGCCGAGATCGCGGAGCGGCTGGAGATTCCGCTCGGCACGGTGAAGACGCGGGTTCGGCTCGCCTTCGTGAAGCTCCGCAGGACTCTGGACGGCCTGCGCGGGAGGGCACAGTGA
- the crcB gene encoding fluoride efflux transporter CrcB, which produces MSWLLVALGGAAGAVARFGVSQAFAARDGFPWATFGINVAGSLALGLLMGAFPSPEEAWRLRALLAIGFCGGFTTFSTFSYETVLLLQRGTPLPALGYAFGSVAAGVLAAWIGLRLA; this is translated from the coding sequence GTGAGCTGGCTCCTGGTCGCGCTGGGGGGAGCGGCGGGCGCCGTGGCGCGCTTCGGCGTGTCGCAGGCGTTCGCCGCCCGCGACGGCTTCCCCTGGGCGACCTTTGGCATCAACGTGGCGGGCTCGCTCGCCCTCGGCCTCCTCATGGGCGCCTTCCCCTCGCCCGAGGAGGCGTGGCGTCTTCGCGCCCTCCTCGCCATCGGCTTCTGCGGCGGCTTCACGACCTTCAGCACCTTCAGCTACGAGACCGTCCTCCTCCTCCAGCGCGGCACCCCCCTTCCGGCGCTAGGATACGCGTTCGGCAGCGTGGCGGCCGGGGTGCTCGCCGCCTGGATCGGTCTGCGCCTGGCCTAA
- a CDS encoding M1 family metallopeptidase — translation MNRRIARAILALVLVPLAQPLAAQPARATQPAQQGVDYRIEARLDEGSDILHGRARLRYTNRSPRRLDTLYLHQHLNAFRPNSAWARREALYGEMRFQNLGPAEHAFERFTAVRVDGRDVRPVYPGAPDSTVTAIPLPTPLRTGQSVTVVMDWDARLSTLPRRQGRRGRHFDFAQWYPRIAVYERGGWATQPLLPQGEFYGEFGEYDVTLDLAADQVVGATGVVVDGNPGWTPDASERSAYAARPAESLGLLTGAAENGRKRVRFRAQRVHHFGWAADPQFTHEGVTRFSLNDAGTRSDLPSIHVLFLPGDTAWAGNRAARRTLDAVQWVGALFGTYPYPQITNLHRLESGGTEFPMLVMNGSASEGLIVHEVTHQWLHGILGSNEWREGWLDEGFTSFVTNWYTEEKLRREGSAAAADTVWNGTMRGLERLERADSTQALDLPGAAYRSPRIYSAMTYNKGAAVLRMLRDYLGDATFRRVLRRYYEEWKFRHPTGRDFFAVAERVSGRDLDWFRASWVERTDRLDYSVASASATRLASGRWQTRVELARTGDAWMPVTIRAGDAEQRVTSRLRRQTVLLTSRERPTEVVVDPRWIVIDADRSNNRAPVR, via the coding sequence ATGAACCGACGCATCGCACGGGCAATCCTCGCACTCGTCCTCGTCCCTCTCGCGCAGCCTCTCGCGGCGCAGCCGGCGCGCGCCACGCAGCCCGCGCAGCAGGGGGTCGACTACCGCATCGAGGCCCGGCTGGACGAGGGGAGCGACATCCTGCACGGGCGGGCGCGGCTGCGCTACACCAACCGCTCGCCGCGCCGGCTGGACACGCTCTACCTGCACCAGCACCTCAACGCCTTCCGCCCCAACAGCGCCTGGGCCCGGCGCGAGGCGTTGTACGGCGAGATGCGCTTCCAGAACCTGGGCCCGGCGGAGCACGCCTTCGAGCGCTTCACCGCCGTGCGCGTGGACGGCCGCGACGTGCGCCCCGTGTACCCCGGCGCCCCCGACTCCACCGTCACCGCCATCCCCCTCCCCACGCCGCTGCGCACCGGGCAGTCGGTCACGGTGGTGATGGACTGGGACGCGCGCCTCTCCACGCTGCCGCGGCGGCAGGGGCGGCGCGGGCGGCACTTCGACTTCGCCCAGTGGTACCCGCGCATCGCCGTGTACGAGCGCGGCGGATGGGCCACGCAGCCCCTCCTCCCCCAGGGCGAGTTCTACGGCGAATTCGGCGAGTACGACGTGACGCTGGACCTCGCCGCGGACCAGGTGGTGGGCGCAACCGGCGTGGTGGTCGATGGGAACCCGGGATGGACGCCGGACGCATCCGAGCGCTCGGCCTACGCCGCGCGGCCGGCCGAGTCGCTCGGGCTGCTGACGGGCGCGGCGGAGAACGGTCGCAAGCGGGTCCGCTTCCGCGCGCAGCGGGTGCACCACTTCGGCTGGGCGGCCGATCCGCAGTTCACGCACGAGGGCGTGACCCGCTTCTCGCTCAACGACGCGGGCACCCGCTCCGACCTGCCGTCGATCCACGTCCTCTTCCTCCCCGGCGACACGGCGTGGGCGGGAAATCGCGCCGCGCGCCGCACGCTTGACGCGGTGCAGTGGGTGGGCGCGCTCTTCGGGACCTACCCCTATCCCCAGATCACCAACCTCCACCGTCTGGAGAGCGGCGGCACCGAGTTCCCCATGCTGGTGATGAACGGCTCGGCGAGCGAGGGGCTGATCGTGCACGAGGTCACGCACCAGTGGCTGCACGGCATCCTGGGGAGCAACGAGTGGCGCGAGGGGTGGCTGGACGAGGGCTTCACCTCCTTCGTAACCAACTGGTACACGGAGGAGAAGCTGCGCCGCGAGGGGAGCGCGGCGGCGGCCGACACGGTCTGGAACGGCACCATGCGCGGCCTGGAGCGGCTGGAGCGCGCCGACAGCACGCAGGCGCTCGACCTGCCGGGCGCCGCGTACCGCTCGCCGCGCATCTACAGCGCGATGACGTACAACAAGGGCGCCGCCGTCCTGCGCATGCTGCGCGACTACCTGGGCGACGCCACCTTTCGCCGCGTGCTGCGCCGCTACTACGAGGAGTGGAAGTTCCGCCACCCCACCGGCCGCGACTTCTTCGCCGTGGCCGAGCGGGTGAGCGGGCGCGACCTGGACTGGTTCCGCGCGAGCTGGGTGGAGCGCACGGACCGGCTGGACTACTCCGTCGCCTCCGCCTCCGCCACCCGCCTCGCGAGCGGCCGCTGGCAGACGCGCGTGGAGCTGGCGCGCACGGGCGACGCCTGGATGCCCGTCACCATCCGCGCGGGCGACGCGGAGCAGCGCGTCACCTCTCGCCTGCGCCGCCAGACGGTCCTGCTGACCTCGCGCGAGCGCCCCACGGAAGTCGTCGTCGACCCGCGCTGGATCGTGATTGACGCCGACCGGTCCAACAACCGGGCGCCGGTGCGGTGA
- a CDS encoding sulfite exporter TauE/SafE family protein: MHLTYLAIGLCAGVLSGLFGIGGGVLIVPALMLVAKMSPVEATATSLGSLLLPVGALGAYEYYKNGHVNVIASLLVALGLLVGAYFGARWAQTLSPVQMKRAFALFLVIVAARMWFTAK, translated from the coding sequence ATGCACCTGACGTACCTCGCGATCGGCCTCTGCGCAGGCGTCCTCTCCGGGCTGTTCGGGATCGGCGGCGGGGTGCTGATCGTGCCCGCGCTGATGCTGGTGGCGAAGATGTCTCCGGTCGAAGCCACCGCCACCTCGCTCGGCTCGCTCCTCCTGCCGGTCGGCGCCCTCGGCGCGTACGAGTACTACAAGAACGGCCACGTCAACGTGATCGCGTCTCTTCTCGTCGCACTGGGGCTGCTGGTGGGCGCCTACTTCGGCGCGCGCTGGGCGCAGACGCTGAGCCCCGTGCAGATGAAGCGCGCCTTCGCCCTCTTCCTGGTGATCGTGGCGGCGCGCATGTGGTTCACGGCGAAATAG